The genomic region GGGTCGCCGACGACCCAGCGGCAGTGGCGCCCGTGATCCGACGCCGCAAGGGCAACTGGGACAGCCGGATCGACGGATCCGCGCACACGGCTGCCAGGGTGTCGGTCAGATCATCGGCGAGTTGCACGGCGGTCTCCTCGCGGAACAGCGCCGTGTTGTACTCGATCCGCAGACCGAGCCGACCGAACCCGTCGAGGCCCACCTCGCACCCGATGTCGTCCTCGGCGGAGGTGACGGTGGCCCGCTGCGCCATCGCCAGATGGTTGAAGCCGATCTGGTACAGCGGCGGAACCGCCTGGCCCGCGCGGGCGGCGTGACGCCGGACCAGGCGCTGGAACGGCATCTGTTGGTGCTCCAGCACTTCCAGGATGTTCCCCCTGGCCAGCTCGAGCAGTTCGGTGAAGGTGGGATCGCCCGCGATCGGCACCCGCAGCACGACCATGTTCACGAACATCCCGATCACCCTGTCGAGCTCGGGCCGGTTGCGACCGGTGACCGGTAACCCGACGACGAGATCGGTGCTGCCCGACCATCCGTGCAGAACGGCCAGGAACGCCGAGCAGAGCACCATGAAGTCGCTGCTGCGGTGTTCGGCCGCGAACTGCGAGAAGGTACTGCTCAACTCGGCGTCGAGTCGTCGGTAGACGTCGGCGGCGGCGAAGGTCCGCTCGTCCGGCCGAGGGAAGTCGGTCGGGATGTTGTGGACTGCAGGCAGTCCGTCGAGCGTCGCGTCCCAGAAGTCGTCGAGTGCGGCGAGCTCGGTGGCCATCCCCGTGCGCTGCCATTCCGAGTAGTCGACGTACTGCAGCGGGGATGCCGGCAGCTGCGGTGCGCGGGCGGTGGTGGCCGCGGCGATCAATTCGGTCAGCTCGCCGCGGATGATCAACAGCGAGGCGCCGTCAGCCACGGCGTGGTGGATGGACAGGATCATCCGCCAGTCGTCGTCGGAGACCCGCGCGATGGCCAGCCGCCACGGTGGTGGGGTGTCCAGCTCGAGCGGCGCATCCAACAAGCCGTGGGCCAGGATCCGCAGGCCGTCCATCCGACGGTCGTCCGGAAGTGCGCCGAGATCCCATACCGGGATCTCCACGCCGATCTCGGTGTGCACGTGCTGGAGGAGTTCCTGCTCGCGCCGATGGACGGTGGTGCGGAGCGACTCGTGCCGCTCGACGATCGTCGTCCACGCTGCGGTCAGGGTGTCGATCGCGCTCGCCGTCCCCGCGGCCGGCGACTCGGTGGCAGTGCCCACCGGTCCCCAGAGCAGCTCGTCGTAGATGTGGTACAGCGCCCGGTCGGCCGAGACATGGCTGGCGAACCACATCCGTTCCTGGGCCGCGGATGCCGGCACCTCGAAGTCCTCGCCGGCCGCGCGCACACGGATCGGCACCGTCGGCGCGGTGCGAACGATTCCGGCGGTGGTCGGACCGATGTCGGTATCGGTGCTCATGCTGTGTCCCCGATCTGTGACCGGTCCACGACTGGCGTGGTGGTCGATGCTGGTGCCGGCGGTGCGGAGCCGGACGGGCGGGCGCGGTCTGCAGGGCTGCGACTCATCTGCCGGGTCGGACGAGTCGCGGGATGCTGCCGTCTTCCGGGCCTGCCCCATCGGTCGACAGGGTCGGCTGCTCGGCGTTCTCGACCTCTGCCGCCTCCGCGGCAGGAAGTGCGGATACCGCCGATGCTTCCGGCGACCCCGACGCTGCAGGCGATCCGGTGGCCTCGGCGGCGGCGCGCATCGCGTCCACC from Nakamurella sp. A5-74 harbors:
- a CDS encoding condensation domain-containing protein, giving the protein MSTDTDIGPTTAGIVRTAPTVPIRVRAAGEDFEVPASAAQERMWFASHVSADRALYHIYDELLWGPVGTATESPAAGTASAIDTLTAAWTTIVERHESLRTTVHRREQELLQHVHTEIGVEIPVWDLGALPDDRRMDGLRILAHGLLDAPLELDTPPPWRLAIARVSDDDWRMILSIHHAVADGASLLIIRGELTELIAAATTARAPQLPASPLQYVDYSEWQRTGMATELAALDDFWDATLDGLPAVHNIPTDFPRPDERTFAAADVYRRLDAELSSTFSQFAAEHRSSDFMVLCSAFLAVLHGWSGSTDLVVGLPVTGRNRPELDRVIGMFVNMVVLRVPIAGDPTFTELLELARGNILEVLEHQQMPFQRLVRRHAARAGQAVPPLYQIGFNHLAMAQRATVTSAEDDIGCEVGLDGFGRLGLRIEYNTALFREETAVQLADDLTDTLAAVCADPSIRLSQLPLRRRITGATAAGSSATPSPKAPSPTPPSPTAPSPTALSPGGTPAGSDAPAAFDAPDGAAVLSPTEELVAATWREVLPEQGRDLGADDEFFACGGHSLLALRVIARIREAAGVDLSIAEFFADTTVRGVGAVLERALIAEIAALSDEETGQRLSVEAATAPGSDR